In Photobacterium sp. TLY01, the following proteins share a genomic window:
- the puuR gene encoding HTH-type transcriptional regulator PuuR, whose amino-acid sequence METDSIGKKIAQLRKEYKLSQRELAEKADITHSAISSIENSKVSPSVSSLHKIVKVFDMSLSEFFTQDQAFDERPVVIKPDQLIEMGNEQVSMKLVCDGRKDRQMGFLIEVYQPHSSTGLISIKHEGEESGTVLEGEIELALGDKTYVIGEGESYLFDTSIPHKFTNRTDKLCRIVSAHTPASF is encoded by the coding sequence ATGGAAACTGACTCAATTGGTAAAAAAATCGCACAGCTAAGAAAAGAATACAAATTGTCTCAGCGTGAACTGGCAGAAAAAGCCGATATCACCCACAGCGCTATCTCGTCAATTGAGAACAGCAAGGTGAGCCCGTCCGTCAGTTCATTACATAAGATAGTGAAAGTGTTTGATATGTCCTTGTCTGAATTTTTTACACAAGATCAGGCATTTGATGAGCGTCCGGTGGTGATTAAGCCTGATCAGCTCATTGAAATGGGCAACGAGCAAGTTTCAATGAAATTGGTCTGCGACGGCCGCAAAGACAGACAAATGGGCTTTTTGATTGAGGTCTACCAGCCTCATTCGAGCACAGGACTGATCAGCATCAAACACGAAGGTGAGGAAAGCGGCACGGTACTCGAAGGTGAAATAGAACTGGCGCTGGGTGACAAAACTTATGTCATCGGCGAAGGGGAAAGTTACCTGTTTGATACCAGTATTCCTCACAAGTTTACCAACAGAACGGACAAACTTTGCCGGATTGTCAGCGCACATACCCCGGCAAGTTTCTAA
- a CDS encoding Na+/H+ antiporter NhaC family protein — protein MTVKTPALDAPQKPNAKSMSAILAIAGIIGTFAMIGNTHETGTPYGWYSLLPTLFVLAVALLTHRTVEALFSGAIAGLIMIDPQQIVGNVVDMSMTVMMDETIAWLILVCGLMGGLITMLEKGGSILSFSEALVTKVKSKRQSMVLTFVLGILVFIDDYLNAIAISSSMKRITDSYKISREKLAYLVDSTAAPVCILLPISTWAIFFSSLLEDNDIAEAGKGITAYMEAIPYMAYGWVTLLVVFLVATGKIPDLGAMKAAEKRAQNGQVQPDGGVDIALGEDVKAHPNSTIGVLNFALPMIVLVAASWYFDIDLLAGVFVAMIFTMFLYGVQRLMPVNTMFEAVYDGIKIMMLPLATVIAGFMLKNVNDQLGLTTYVIETVSPYLSAQMFPAIIFLVMAALVFATASSWGLFAVAMPIVFPLGAHLGVPVSITIGALLSASAAGSHSCFFSDSTVLSAQGSGCTAMQHALTQIPYALIGIVATAVFFLVIA, from the coding sequence ATGACAGTGAAAACACCTGCATTAGATGCGCCGCAGAAGCCAAATGCGAAGAGCATGTCGGCTATTCTGGCCATTGCTGGCATCATCGGCACTTTTGCCATGATTGGTAACACCCATGAGACCGGAACGCCTTATGGCTGGTACAGTTTATTACCAACCCTTTTTGTTCTGGCCGTGGCGTTACTGACTCACCGCACCGTAGAGGCTCTGTTCAGTGGAGCAATCGCGGGTCTGATCATGATCGATCCTCAGCAAATCGTCGGTAATGTCGTCGATATGTCGATGACAGTCATGATGGATGAAACCATTGCCTGGCTGATTCTGGTCTGTGGCTTAATGGGTGGTTTGATTACCATGCTGGAAAAAGGCGGCAGTATCCTGAGTTTCAGTGAAGCTTTGGTCACTAAAGTCAAAAGCAAACGCCAGTCAATGGTGCTGACCTTCGTTTTGGGTATTCTGGTCTTCATTGATGACTACCTGAATGCGATTGCGATTTCATCATCGATGAAGCGCATTACAGACAGCTACAAAATCTCCCGTGAGAAACTGGCTTATCTGGTCGACTCCACTGCCGCACCGGTTTGTATCCTGCTGCCAATTTCCACCTGGGCGATTTTCTTCAGCTCACTGCTGGAAGATAACGACATTGCCGAAGCCGGCAAAGGGATCACGGCCTATATGGAGGCGATTCCTTACATGGCATACGGCTGGGTAACACTGCTGGTTGTATTCCTGGTGGCGACTGGAAAGATCCCTGATTTGGGCGCGATGAAGGCCGCAGAAAAACGGGCACAGAATGGCCAGGTGCAACCTGACGGTGGCGTTGACATTGCGCTGGGTGAAGATGTGAAAGCGCATCCTAACTCAACCATTGGCGTGCTGAACTTTGCCTTGCCTATGATAGTGCTGGTTGCCGCAAGCTGGTATTTCGATATTGATTTGCTGGCTGGTGTCTTCGTTGCCATGATTTTCACCATGTTCCTGTATGGCGTACAACGCTTGATGCCGGTGAACACCATGTTTGAGGCTGTCTATGACGGTATCAAAATCATGATGCTACCTCTGGCAACCGTTATCGCCGGTTTCATGCTGAAAAACGTCAATGACCAGTTGGGCCTGACAACGTATGTGATCGAAACCGTATCGCCTTACCTGTCGGCACAAATGTTCCCTGCAATCATCTTCCTTGTGATGGCAGCCCTGGTCTTTGCGACCGCATCATCCTGGGGACTGTTTGCAGTCGCCATGCCGATTGTATTCCCGCTGGGTGCGCATTTGGGTGTACCGGTCTCTATCACCATCGGTGCCCTGCTGTCAGCGTCTGCAGCCGGCAGTCACTCATGCTTCTTCAGTGACTCAACGGTGCTTTCTGCACAAGGCAGTGGCTGTACCGCTATGCAGCACGCACTGACTCAGATCCCTTATGCACTGATTGGTATTGTTGCAACCGCTGTGTTCTTCCTGGTTATCGCCTGA
- a CDS encoding efflux RND transporter periplasmic adaptor subunit: protein MMKGLHTVLRWLAARPYIYAIGITVLIIGWMLSGTQSQTDSAANQTSGHENGVSVQAQNQDKAPVPKVRITTFEAEPVFRSLTLYGKTEPSRQATVKAEVAGRVVDVIAQRGSLVKEGQIIARLAQDDWPEQLKRAKAVLKQRQIEYDGAKQLNEKGFQGRVLLAQTEAELVDAKATIATLTLKLEKTTIRAPLSGILNDRMVEVGDYVQEGDPVGTIADIDPLIVRADVTETDIQHIRLGQEAEARLVGDHSATGKVRYLSKVANETTNTFRIEVAFDNEALQLLAGTSAELIVPIEKTEAIKVTPAVLALDEAGNLGVKTVEQDHVVFTPVRVVKSDGDGTWLGGFSGMVDVITVGQGFVRPGERVEAIRMEN, encoded by the coding sequence ATGATGAAAGGACTACACACCGTGTTACGGTGGTTGGCGGCTAGGCCTTATATTTATGCCATTGGTATTACGGTCTTAATTATTGGCTGGATGCTGTCTGGCACTCAGTCTCAGACTGACAGCGCCGCGAATCAGACATCCGGTCATGAAAACGGTGTGTCTGTTCAGGCTCAGAATCAGGATAAGGCGCCGGTACCTAAAGTCAGAATCACCACTTTTGAAGCCGAACCCGTTTTTCGGAGTCTGACGCTCTACGGTAAAACAGAGCCCAGCCGGCAGGCGACCGTTAAAGCTGAAGTCGCTGGCCGGGTGGTTGATGTGATAGCGCAGCGTGGCTCGTTGGTGAAAGAAGGGCAGATCATTGCCCGTCTTGCTCAGGATGACTGGCCGGAGCAATTAAAACGGGCGAAAGCGGTACTCAAACAACGGCAGATTGAATACGACGGAGCAAAACAACTCAATGAAAAAGGGTTTCAGGGCCGTGTTCTGTTAGCGCAAACCGAAGCCGAGCTCGTCGATGCAAAGGCAACCATAGCGACCTTGACGCTGAAGCTGGAAAAAACCACGATCCGGGCACCGCTGAGCGGTATTCTAAATGATCGGATGGTGGAAGTGGGGGATTATGTGCAGGAGGGCGATCCGGTCGGCACGATTGCGGATATCGATCCGCTGATCGTCAGAGCGGATGTCACTGAAACGGATATTCAGCATATTCGTTTGGGCCAGGAAGCAGAAGCCAGATTGGTTGGCGATCACTCCGCCACAGGCAAGGTACGTTATCTTTCTAAAGTGGCGAATGAAACCACCAATACATTTCGTATTGAGGTGGCTTTCGACAATGAAGCATTGCAATTACTGGCGGGGACGAGTGCAGAGCTGATCGTCCCGATCGAAAAAACGGAAGCGATTAAAGTGACACCTGCCGTTCTGGCACTCGATGAAGCCGGTAATCTTGGCGTCAAAACCGTCGAGCAAGATCATGTGGTCTTTACCCCGGTGCGCGTCGTGAAAAGTGATGGTGACGGGACCTGGCTGGGTGGATTTTCAGGCATGGTGGATGTCATCACCGTTGGCCAGGGTTTTGTACGCCCGGGCGAGCGTGTTGAAGCAATCAGGATGGAGAACTGA
- a CDS encoding M14 family zinc carboxypeptidase — MTIAERLPELIQLEALIKSEAAIQNRMSLQASELIRLPFHDQHLPIYECRLGNPRPGLPCLFLVGGVHGLERIGTQVLLSLLTSLCRRLAWDNNLKRTLEKMQIVAIPLLNPVGMALQRRSNARHVDLMRNAPVESTERTAWLVGGHRISPRLPWYRGPAGRPMEAEAQLLVDQVLKQTRQSPFTIALDCHSGFGLRDRIWFPYAKSTLQPVSRLGNLYRIRDMFFQAYPHQNYVFEPQTKHYTCHGDLWDYLYDEAENQGSPLLPLTLEMGSWLWVRKNPLQLWHPLGLFHPMKKHRVQRTLRKHLVLLDFLINATEAYTNWFSHNEDIADWHQAMLLWYSSNHQDNCS; from the coding sequence GTGACTATAGCTGAGCGTTTGCCTGAACTGATACAACTTGAAGCACTGATCAAAAGTGAAGCGGCAATTCAAAACCGCATGAGCCTTCAGGCCAGCGAGTTGATCCGGTTACCTTTCCATGATCAGCATCTCCCCATTTATGAGTGCCGCTTGGGCAACCCCAGGCCAGGTTTGCCCTGTCTGTTTCTGGTTGGCGGCGTGCATGGCCTTGAACGCATCGGGACTCAGGTTTTACTCTCTCTGCTGACCAGCCTGTGCCGTCGTCTTGCCTGGGACAATAACCTGAAACGCACCCTCGAAAAAATGCAAATCGTGGCGATCCCGTTGCTTAATCCTGTGGGCATGGCCTTGCAACGCCGCTCGAATGCCAGACATGTGGATCTGATGCGCAATGCCCCGGTCGAAAGTACAGAGCGAACCGCGTGGCTTGTGGGGGGTCACAGAATCAGTCCCCGCCTGCCCTGGTATCGCGGTCCGGCAGGGCGTCCGATGGAAGCAGAGGCGCAGTTGCTGGTTGATCAGGTACTCAAACAAACCCGGCAAAGCCCGTTCACCATCGCGCTGGATTGCCATTCAGGTTTTGGGCTCAGAGACAGGATCTGGTTCCCTTACGCCAAAAGTACCCTGCAGCCTGTCTCGCGACTCGGCAACCTGTATCGGATCCGCGACATGTTTTTTCAGGCATACCCTCATCAGAACTATGTATTCGAACCGCAGACAAAACATTACACCTGCCACGGTGACTTGTGGGACTACTTATATGACGAAGCGGAAAATCAGGGAAGTCCCCTGTTGCCGCTCACGCTGGAAATGGGCTCCTGGTTGTGGGTGAGAAAAAACCCATTGCAACTCTGGCATCCTCTGGGATTATTTCATCCGATGAAAAAGCACAGAGTGCAACGGACACTCCGCAAACACCTCGTTCTGTTAGACTTTCTGATAAATGCGACCGAAGCTTATACCAACTGGTTCAGCCACAACGAAGATATTGCGGACTGGCACCAGGCTATGTTGCTCTGGTATTCATCAAACCATCAGGATAACTGCTCATGA
- a CDS encoding DUF4336 domain-containing protein produces the protein MIEWSKDRIWYQDMPWKRFGVPVGCRMTVIRLKNDNLLIHSPVQLTTAIQLQLAKLGRVAAIVTPNLNHHLFLSEWWLAYSQATFYAPPGLQFKRTDLVFDDALGAETPALWRGQLLQTLLRGSDKVEEVVFCDPDSQTLILGDAMAWLRNSHNPATVALAFANGCYFHPAMPLYWRHSFHNKTRLRQSLQEILTWPFDRILFAHGQVIPANGKHLFSQAFRWALA, from the coding sequence ATGATCGAATGGAGTAAAGATCGAATCTGGTATCAGGATATGCCGTGGAAACGATTTGGCGTACCTGTTGGCTGTCGCATGACGGTGATACGGCTTAAAAACGATAACCTTCTGATCCATTCACCGGTTCAGCTCACCACAGCGATCCAGCTTCAGTTAGCCAAACTCGGTCGGGTTGCTGCGATAGTGACGCCTAATCTGAACCATCATCTCTTTCTATCGGAGTGGTGGCTGGCCTATTCCCAGGCAACCTTTTATGCCCCGCCAGGGCTTCAATTCAAGCGCACGGATCTGGTATTTGATGATGCACTGGGTGCTGAAACGCCAGCACTCTGGCGAGGACAATTATTGCAGACGCTGTTAAGAGGCAGCGATAAGGTTGAAGAAGTGGTGTTTTGCGATCCCGACTCGCAAACCCTGATTCTTGGCGACGCCATGGCCTGGCTGCGGAACAGTCACAACCCGGCAACCGTGGCCCTGGCATTCGCCAATGGCTGCTATTTCCACCCTGCGATGCCCCTCTACTGGCGTCACAGCTTCCACAACAAAACCCGGTTACGTCAGTCCTTACAGGAAATTCTGACCTGGCCATTTGACAGAATTCTGTTCGCCCATGGGCAAGTGATCCCTGCGAACGGCAAGCATCTCTTTTCTCAGGCTTTTCGCTGGGCACTGGCCTAG
- a CDS encoding efflux RND transporter permease subunit, with amino-acid sequence MLGMIDAALHRTRTVVLILLLLLVAGYMSYQSIPKEAEPDITIPFIYVSISHSGISPEDAERLLLRPMEKELRGIDGVKEMTSTASEGHGSVLLEFVAGADTNSALADVREKVSLAKAKLPDGTDEPTVNEVTMASENPAITVMLSGTAPERALITIARDLKDKLESMREVLEVDIGGDREDMIEILVDPLLMESYDLDQQDIYNLIARNNRLVAAGTLDSGQGRFPIKLPSVFDNIKDVMEMPVKVSGDKVITFGDVATVRRTFQDAESYARVNGKPAVSLEVKKRPGENIIQTVEGVKALIESEREFWPPTITVDYTGDQSKHVKTMLNDLQNNVLSAILLVVIVIIAILGARTALLVGIAIPGSFLTGILALAVLGYTVNMVVLFALIMAVGMLVDGAIVVTEYADREMSEGTPRYEAYKKASKRMAWPIIASTATTLAAFGPLLFWPGIMGEFMKFLPLTLIMTLVASLAMALIFVPTLGGLFGKPRPISAEKRQQLIEAEEGDIEHLPGFTGHYVRVLKAAVKRPWRVLFGALAFSFAVILLYGKAGNGTEFFPEVEPEGFNIVIRSQGDLSIEEKDRLIQEVERQIVNLPEVETLYARSGGDDQIGMLRVNLIDWQDRRPAAETIEEIKQRTGGLAGLEIEVRQDQAGPPTGDKDINLQISSRFPELLKDTVAKVRKELESNPAFTNIDDTGPKPGIEWQIKVDRADAARFGADATLVGNNVQFVTTGLTLGEYRADDVDDEMDIRVRFPEQYRHITRLEELRLKTAQGQIPLSNFSTLEAANKLDTIKKVDGRQALSVTADMAPGYNLSKVIPEVMARLPELGLDPRVQITLRGENEEQEKASAFLSKAFLIAMAVMAIILVTQFNSFYQAFLILTAVLFSTVGVLLGMLVFNQPFGIVMSGIGIISLAGIVVNNNIVLIDTYNVLRNQGMEAIEAILRTGAQRLRPVLMTTVTTILGLMPMVLMVNVDLIQRKVEFGAPSTQMWAQLATAVAGGLAFATVLTLVITPCMLALGVHRQQRRKDKANSNNSPHFIDDAMIDDDEEVKSLEKVS; translated from the coding sequence ATGCTTGGGATGATAGATGCCGCTTTGCATCGTACCCGCACCGTTGTCCTTATTTTGCTGCTTCTTTTGGTTGCCGGGTATATGAGTTACCAGAGTATTCCCAAAGAAGCAGAGCCGGATATTACGATTCCCTTTATTTACGTCTCGATATCTCATAGCGGTATTTCACCGGAAGATGCTGAACGCTTGTTGTTGCGTCCGATGGAAAAGGAGTTGCGGGGTATCGATGGTGTGAAAGAAATGACCTCAACTGCCAGTGAAGGTCATGGCTCGGTATTGCTGGAGTTCGTCGCCGGGGCTGACACCAACAGCGCATTAGCGGATGTCCGCGAGAAAGTGAGTCTGGCAAAGGCGAAATTGCCGGACGGCACAGACGAGCCGACGGTGAATGAAGTCACCATGGCTTCTGAAAACCCGGCCATCACAGTCATGTTGTCGGGCACAGCGCCAGAGAGGGCGCTGATTACTATCGCCCGCGATCTGAAAGATAAGCTTGAAAGCATGCGGGAAGTGCTGGAAGTCGATATCGGTGGTGATCGGGAAGACATGATTGAGATCCTGGTCGATCCGCTGTTGATGGAAAGCTACGATCTGGACCAGCAGGATATTTATAACCTGATCGCCCGTAATAACCGGCTTGTGGCAGCAGGTACGCTTGACAGCGGACAGGGACGCTTTCCGATCAAGCTGCCATCAGTCTTTGACAACATCAAAGATGTGATGGAAATGCCGGTCAAAGTATCCGGCGATAAAGTGATTACTTTTGGGGATGTGGCAACCGTTCGCCGGACGTTTCAGGATGCAGAGTCCTATGCCCGTGTGAACGGCAAACCTGCCGTATCGCTGGAAGTCAAAAAGCGGCCGGGCGAGAACATCATTCAGACCGTCGAAGGCGTCAAGGCCCTGATTGAAAGTGAGCGCGAATTCTGGCCGCCAACTATTACGGTGGATTACACCGGCGATCAGTCAAAACATGTCAAAACCATGTTGAATGATCTGCAAAACAATGTGCTGTCTGCCATTTTACTGGTGGTTATTGTCATTATCGCCATTCTTGGTGCACGAACGGCATTGCTGGTGGGTATTGCTATCCCCGGCTCATTCCTGACCGGGATTCTGGCATTGGCTGTGCTGGGTTATACGGTCAACATGGTCGTGCTCTTTGCCCTGATCATGGCTGTTGGCATGCTGGTAGACGGCGCCATCGTGGTCACTGAATACGCCGACCGTGAAATGAGTGAAGGCACGCCGCGCTATGAAGCCTATAAAAAGGCCTCGAAGCGTATGGCATGGCCGATCATTGCTTCCACCGCAACAACGCTAGCCGCTTTTGGCCCGTTACTCTTCTGGCCGGGAATCATGGGCGAGTTCATGAAATTTCTGCCATTGACTCTGATCATGACCTTAGTTGCCTCTTTGGCGATGGCATTGATTTTTGTGCCGACATTAGGGGGCTTGTTTGGTAAGCCGCGCCCCATCTCTGCTGAAAAACGTCAGCAGCTGATCGAAGCTGAAGAAGGGGATATTGAGCACCTGCCAGGTTTCACCGGTCATTATGTCCGGGTACTTAAAGCGGCAGTCAAGCGGCCATGGCGGGTATTATTCGGCGCGTTGGCGTTCTCGTTTGCGGTTATTCTACTTTACGGTAAAGCCGGCAATGGAACGGAATTCTTTCCTGAGGTAGAACCTGAAGGGTTTAATATAGTCATTCGGTCTCAGGGCGATCTCTCTATTGAAGAAAAAGATCGCCTGATCCAAGAGGTGGAACGCCAGATCGTGAACTTACCAGAGGTAGAAACCCTGTATGCGCGCTCGGGTGGCGATGACCAGATTGGTATGCTCCGGGTTAACCTGATTGACTGGCAGGACAGACGTCCGGCGGCGGAAACGATCGAAGAGATTAAGCAGCGCACGGGCGGGCTTGCCGGACTGGAAATTGAAGTGCGACAAGATCAGGCTGGCCCTCCGACAGGTGATAAAGATATCAACCTGCAAATCAGCTCGCGTTTTCCTGAGCTGCTCAAAGACACTGTTGCGAAAGTCCGCAAAGAGCTGGAATCCAACCCTGCCTTTACCAACATTGATGATACCGGACCTAAACCGGGTATCGAATGGCAGATCAAAGTGGATCGGGCCGATGCCGCGCGGTTTGGCGCAGATGCCACTTTGGTGGGTAATAATGTTCAGTTTGTCACAACAGGGTTAACGCTCGGCGAATACCGAGCTGATGACGTTGATGATGAAATGGATATTCGTGTGCGCTTTCCGGAACAGTACCGGCATATTACCCGCCTGGAAGAGCTTCGCCTGAAAACGGCGCAGGGGCAAATTCCGCTCAGTAATTTCAGTACCCTTGAGGCTGCCAATAAACTGGATACCATCAAGAAAGTGGATGGACGGCAGGCGCTGTCTGTGACGGCTGACATGGCGCCCGGATACAACTTAAGTAAAGTTATTCCCGAAGTCATGGCGCGGCTACCCGAGTTGGGGCTGGATCCCAGGGTGCAGATTACGCTCAGAGGGGAGAATGAAGAGCAGGAAAAAGCCTCGGCTTTCCTGAGTAAAGCCTTCCTGATTGCGATGGCCGTGATGGCGATTATTCTGGTGACGCAGTTTAACTCTTTCTACCAGGCTTTTCTGATTCTGACTGCTGTGTTGTTCTCAACAGTTGGCGTACTGCTTGGGATGCTGGTGTTTAACCAGCCGTTCGGCATAGTGATGTCCGGGATAGGTATTATCTCGCTGGCCGGGATTGTGGTGAATAACAATATTGTTCTGATTGATACTTATAACGTTCTCAGAAACCAGGGTATGGAGGCGATTGAAGCGATTCTTCGCACCGGTGCCCAGCGTTTGCGTCCTGTCTTGATGACAACGGTCACCACCATTTTAGGTTTGATGCCTATGGTCCTGATGGTGAATGTGGATCTGATCCAGCGCAAAGTGGAGTTCGGCGCGCCGTCGACGCAAATGTGGGCACAGCTTGCCACTGCGGTGGCGGGAGGATTGGCCTTTGCAACAGTTTTGACGCTGGTCATCACCCCTTGCATGCTGGCGCTGGGCGTTCATCGCCAGCAGCGTAGGAAAGACAAAGCAAACAGCAATAACTCACCGCATTTCATTGATGATGCAATGATAGATGACGATGAAGAAGTGAAATCGCTGGAAAAAGTCAGTTAA
- a CDS encoding glutamine synthetase family protein: MNGFKEEVKNFKQKWPEIRFVDLLFTDINATPRGKRIPVEAVEKIEKGVYLPLSTISLSIEGNVVEEAGLGEALGEPDHICYPVPGTLTTTFNPEVGQVMLTMMDESGTRPTDLCIRSVLVNLLEQLHQREQFPVVAIELEFYLLDKNRGTHGAIQPPLNPIHHDREYRSDVYNVENLDDYSAFLRDLNDAAVAQGLNTSGALSESAPGQFEINFNHQQDVVNACDQVILAKRLIRQVAQAHDFDVTFMAKPYADEAGNGKHMHLSVVDKDGRNLFSDQEGEASPFYYQTLAAMLAMMPDSMALLCPNVNSYRRFSASMYTPTHANWGENHRGVALRIPMSDSHNRRIEHRIAGADVNPYVLASVLLAGLLASERFTFEQCPPQLADNAVELPLRMPDALIKLASSELMSMYLPQSFISLYLACKQRELADFEKAVTPLEIEWMLHSA, from the coding sequence ATGAACGGATTTAAAGAAGAAGTTAAAAATTTTAAACAAAAGTGGCCAGAGATCAGGTTTGTTGATTTGCTCTTTACCGACATCAACGCCACCCCTAGAGGCAAACGTATTCCAGTCGAAGCGGTTGAAAAAATTGAGAAAGGTGTTTACTTGCCTCTCTCGACTATCTCGCTAAGCATTGAAGGGAATGTGGTTGAGGAAGCGGGACTCGGCGAGGCACTGGGTGAACCAGACCATATCTGTTACCCGGTACCAGGCACACTGACCACCACCTTTAATCCTGAAGTCGGCCAAGTCATGCTGACAATGATGGATGAATCAGGAACCCGGCCAACGGATCTTTGTATACGCTCTGTTCTGGTGAACTTGCTTGAGCAGCTTCACCAACGCGAACAGTTCCCGGTTGTTGCGATTGAGCTTGAGTTTTATCTGCTGGATAAAAATCGCGGTACACATGGGGCAATCCAGCCACCTCTTAACCCAATCCACCATGACAGAGAATACCGTTCTGACGTATACAACGTAGAAAACCTGGATGATTATTCCGCGTTTTTACGAGATCTCAATGACGCTGCGGTTGCTCAGGGATTGAATACTTCAGGCGCACTGTCGGAATCGGCACCGGGTCAGTTCGAGATTAACTTTAACCACCAGCAAGATGTCGTTAATGCCTGTGATCAGGTCATTCTAGCGAAGCGGTTGATTCGTCAGGTCGCTCAGGCCCATGATTTCGATGTGACTTTCATGGCCAAGCCCTATGCTGACGAAGCCGGTAACGGCAAACACATGCATCTGAGTGTGGTCGATAAAGACGGCAGGAACCTGTTTTCCGATCAGGAAGGCGAAGCCAGCCCGTTTTATTATCAGACACTGGCCGCCATGCTGGCCATGATGCCGGATTCCATGGCACTGCTTTGCCCGAACGTGAATTCATACCGCCGTTTCTCGGCCTCTATGTACACACCCACACATGCCAACTGGGGAGAAAACCACCGCGGGGTTGCACTCAGAATACCAATGAGTGACAGCCACAACCGCCGTATTGAACATCGTATCGCTGGAGCAGACGTCAACCCGTATGTGCTTGCTTCAGTACTCTTGGCTGGCTTGCTTGCCAGCGAACGTTTTACTTTTGAGCAATGCCCACCACAACTGGCAGACAATGCGGTAGAGTTACCTCTTCGCATGCCGGACGCACTAATAAAGCTTGCATCAAGCGAGCTAATGTCGATGTACCTACCGCAATCATTTATCTCGCTTTATCTAGCATGCAAGCAACGTGAACTGGCGGACTTTGAAAAAGCCGTCACACCACTGGAAATTGAGTGGATGCTTCATTCAGCGTAA
- a CDS encoding gamma-glutamyl-gamma-aminobutyrate hydrolase family protein, which yields MMNSTKAGPVIGVVCCKKSLEGYGIQSVNEFYLHAIKQFGANPVLFPAGSTAEEIKQLIGLVDGVLLTGSHSNVAPARYGAEHDEPKKDEGRDALSFALIDTCIKENVPILGICRGFQEMNVALGGSLHPKVHEVEGFNDHRESPLNDMVIKYSPAHPVNISDNGTFAEWLAPLDNIEVNSLHGQGVNQLAPSLTVEAVAPDGLIEAFSLQAHPFFIGVQWHPEWQATENHFSRILFDQFMISASKRRSLYDGN from the coding sequence ATGATGAACTCAACAAAAGCTGGACCGGTAATTGGCGTTGTATGCTGCAAAAAATCACTGGAAGGCTATGGCATTCAAAGTGTTAATGAGTTCTATCTTCATGCGATTAAGCAGTTCGGTGCCAACCCAGTACTGTTTCCGGCGGGTTCTACTGCTGAAGAAATCAAGCAACTGATTGGCTTAGTCGACGGTGTACTGCTGACCGGCAGCCACTCAAACGTTGCACCGGCGCGTTACGGTGCAGAGCATGACGAACCAAAGAAAGATGAAGGCCGGGATGCCTTGTCATTTGCACTGATAGACACCTGTATCAAAGAGAACGTGCCTATCCTTGGTATCTGCCGCGGATTTCAAGAGATGAATGTAGCGCTTGGCGGATCACTGCACCCGAAAGTGCATGAAGTTGAAGGCTTTAACGACCACAGGGAAAGCCCGCTCAATGACATGGTCATCAAGTATTCACCGGCTCATCCGGTAAATATTTCTGACAACGGCACCTTCGCTGAGTGGTTGGCACCGCTGGATAACATTGAAGTGAACTCTCTGCACGGCCAGGGGGTTAATCAATTGGCGCCGAGTCTTACCGTGGAAGCGGTTGCACCGGATGGTTTGATTGAAGCCTTTAGTTTACAAGCGCATCCATTCTTCATCGGTGTGCAGTGGCACCCAGAATGGCAAGCGACTGAAAACCATTTTTCACGAATTTTGTTTGATCAGTTTATGATATCGGCTTCAAAACGAAGGAGCCTCTATGATGGAAACTGA